In Anopheles gambiae chromosome 2, idAnoGambNW_F1_1, whole genome shotgun sequence, a single window of DNA contains:
- the LOC133392025 gene encoding histone H2A — MSGRGKGGKVKGKAKSRSNRAGLQFPVGRIHRLLRKGNYAERVGAGAPVYLAAVMEYLAAEVLELAGNAARDNKKTRIIPRHLQLAIRNDEELNKLLSGVTIAQGGVLPNIQAVLLPKKTEKKA; from the coding sequence ATGTCTGGCCgtggaaagggaggaaaggTAAAGGGAAAGGCAAAGTCCCGTTCCAACCGTGCCGGTCTTCAGTTCCCCGTTGGCCGTATTCATCGTCTCCTGCGCAAGGGTAACTATGCCGAGCGCGTCGGTGCCGGAGCACCCGTGTATCTGGCAGCCGTCATGGAATACTTGGCCGCTGAAGTGCTTGAGTTGGCCGGAAACGCTGCCCGTGACAACAAGAAGACGCGCATCATCCCGCGTCATCTGCAGCTGGCCATCCGCAACGACGAGGAGTTGAACAAGCTGCTGTCCGGAGTAACCATCGCTCAGGGTGGTGTGCTGCCCAACATTCAGGCCGTGCTGCTGCCCAAGAAGACCGAAAAGAAGGCTTAA